One Citrobacter amalonaticus genomic window carries:
- the metC gene encoding cystathionine beta-lyase produces MADKQLDTRLVGAGRSKKYTLGSVNSVIQRASSLVFETVEAKKHATRNRANGELFYGRRGTLTHFSLQEAMCELEGGAGCALFPCGAAAVANTILAFVEQGDHVLMTNTAYEPSQDFCTKILGKLGVTTGWFDPLIGADIVKHLQPNTKVVFLESPGSVTMEVHDVPAIVAAVRRVVPDAIIMIDNTWAAGILFKALDFGVDISIQAGTKYLIGHSDAMVGTAVSNARCWDQLRENAYLMGQMVDADTAYMTSRGLRTLGVRLRQHHESSLKIAEWLAAHPQVARVNHPALPGSKGHEFWKRDFTGSSGLFSFVLNKKLNNDELSAYLDHFSLFSMAYSWGGFESLILANQPEQIAEIRPEGGVDFSGTLIRLHIGLENVDDLMADLAAGFSRLV; encoded by the coding sequence ATGGCAGATAAACAACTGGACACCCGACTGGTCGGCGCAGGGCGCAGTAAAAAATACACGCTGGGCTCGGTGAATAGTGTGATTCAGCGCGCTTCTTCGCTGGTTTTTGAAACGGTCGAAGCCAAAAAGCACGCCACCCGCAACCGCGCCAACGGCGAACTCTTTTACGGACGTCGCGGCACATTAACCCATTTTTCGCTGCAGGAAGCGATGTGCGAACTCGAAGGCGGCGCGGGCTGTGCGCTGTTCCCCTGCGGCGCAGCGGCCGTCGCCAATACGATTCTGGCTTTTGTCGAACAGGGCGATCACGTGCTGATGACCAATACGGCCTATGAGCCGAGCCAGGATTTCTGCACCAAAATCCTCGGCAAACTGGGAGTGACGACTGGCTGGTTCGATCCGCTGATTGGCGCTGACATTGTTAAACATCTTCAGCCCAACACCAAAGTCGTGTTCCTCGAGTCTCCGGGATCCGTGACCATGGAAGTCCACGACGTCCCGGCAATTGTCGCCGCTGTCAGACGCGTTGTGCCGGACGCCATCATTATGATCGATAACACCTGGGCGGCAGGCATATTGTTTAAAGCCCTCGACTTCGGCGTTGATATCTCGATTCAGGCCGGGACTAAGTACCTGATTGGTCACTCGGATGCCATGGTCGGCACCGCCGTTTCGAACGCCCGCTGCTGGGATCAATTGCGTGAGAATGCCTATCTGATGGGACAAATGGTCGATGCCGATACGGCCTATATGACCAGCCGCGGGCTGCGCACCCTGGGCGTGCGTCTGCGCCAGCATCATGAAAGCAGTCTGAAGATTGCCGAATGGCTGGCTGCCCATCCGCAGGTCGCACGGGTCAATCATCCGGCGTTACCAGGCAGTAAAGGACACGAATTCTGGAAACGTGACTTTACAGGGAGCAGCGGCCTGTTCTCATTTGTGCTAAATAAAAAGCTCAATAATGACGAGCTGTCCGCTTATCTGGATCACTTCAGCCTCTTCAGCATGGCCTATTCGTGGGGCGGTTTTGAGTCGCTGATTCTGGCCAATCAGCCTGAACAGATTGCAGAAATTCGCCCGGAAGGGGGTGTGGATTTCAGCGGCACGCTGATTCGTCTCCACATTGGTTTAGAGAATGTTGACGATCTGATGGCAGATTTAGCCGCCGGATTTTCCCGCCTCGTGTAA
- the yghX gene encoding YghX family hydrolase: MTRLTAKDFPQELLDYYDYYAHGKISKREFLNLAAKYAVGGVTALALFNMLKPNYALAEQVKFTDPDILPEYIHYPSPNGHGSVRGYLVKPANTTGKVPAVVVVHENRGLNPYIEDVARRVAKAGYIALAPDGLSSVGGYPGNDEEGKVLQQKVDPTKLMNDFFAAVEFMKQHPDASGKVGITGFCYGGGVSNAAAVAYPELACAVPFYGRQPAAADVPKIKAPILLHYAALDKNINEGWPAYEAALKANNKVYEAWVYPGVNHGFHNDSTPRYDEAAAELAWKRTLEWFDKYLN, translated from the coding sequence ATGACGCGTCTGACAGCCAAAGATTTTCCGCAAGAATTACTCGATTATTATGACTACTACGCACACGGGAAAATCTCAAAACGGGAGTTCCTCAATCTCGCGGCAAAGTACGCCGTTGGCGGGGTGACGGCGCTGGCGCTGTTCAATATGCTCAAGCCCAACTATGCGCTGGCGGAACAGGTGAAATTTACCGATCCCGATATTTTGCCTGAATATATTCACTATCCGTCGCCAAACGGCCATGGCAGCGTGCGCGGCTATCTGGTGAAACCGGCCAACACAACGGGCAAGGTCCCCGCCGTGGTGGTGGTGCATGAGAACCGGGGACTGAATCCCTATATTGAAGATGTCGCAAGGCGGGTAGCAAAAGCAGGTTACATTGCGTTGGCGCCCGACGGTTTAAGCTCGGTGGGCGGGTATCCTGGAAACGATGAAGAAGGGAAGGTCTTGCAGCAGAAAGTGGATCCGACAAAGCTGATGAATGACTTTTTCGCTGCCGTCGAGTTTATGAAACAACACCCGGACGCCAGCGGCAAAGTGGGGATCACCGGATTTTGTTACGGCGGCGGAGTCTCAAATGCCGCTGCCGTGGCCTATCCGGAACTGGCGTGTGCGGTGCCGTTTTATGGCCGCCAGCCTGCCGCTGCGGATGTGCCGAAGATAAAAGCGCCGATACTGCTGCATTACGCGGCGCTGGATAAAAATATCAATGAAGGCTGGCCCGCCTATGAAGCCGCGCTGAAGGCCAACAATAAGGTCTATGAAGCCTGGGTCTATCCCGGGGTAAACCACGGATTTCATAATGATTCCACACCGCGATATGACGAGGCTGCCGCCGAATTAGCGTGGAAGCGGACACTGGAATGGTTTGATAAATATTTGAACTAA
- the exbB gene encoding tol-pal system-associated acyl-CoA thioesterase — MGNNLMQTDLSVWGMYQHADIVVKCVMIGLILASVVTWAIFFSKSVEFFSQKRRLKREQQLLAEARSLDQASDIAANFGAKSLSTQLLNEAQNELELSQGSEDNEGIKERTGFRLERRVAAAGRHMGRGNGYLATIGAISPFVGLFGTVWGIMNSFIGIAQTQTTNLAVVAPGIAEALLATAIGLVAAIPAVVIYNIFARQIGGLKAMLGDVAAQVLLLQSRDLDLDASASAHPVRTAQKLRVG, encoded by the coding sequence GTGGGTAATAATTTGATGCAGACGGATCTTTCCGTCTGGGGTATGTATCAGCACGCCGATATCGTGGTTAAGTGCGTGATGATTGGTCTGATTCTGGCGTCAGTGGTCACCTGGGCTATCTTCTTCAGTAAGAGCGTGGAGTTCTTCTCCCAGAAGCGTCGGCTTAAGCGCGAACAACAACTGTTGGCGGAAGCCCGCTCTCTGGATCAGGCAAGCGATATTGCAGCAAACTTTGGTGCCAAAAGCTTAAGCACCCAATTGCTCAATGAAGCGCAGAACGAACTGGAACTGTCTCAGGGCAGTGAAGACAACGAAGGGATTAAAGAGCGTACCGGTTTTCGTCTGGAGCGTCGCGTTGCGGCGGCGGGACGTCATATGGGACGCGGAAATGGCTACCTGGCGACCATTGGGGCGATTTCACCGTTTGTCGGCCTGTTCGGTACGGTCTGGGGTATCATGAACAGCTTCATTGGGATTGCGCAAACGCAGACCACTAACCTCGCCGTCGTCGCCCCCGGCATTGCAGAAGCACTGTTGGCGACAGCCATCGGTCTGGTTGCGGCCATTCCTGCAGTGGTTATCTATAACATCTTTGCCCGCCAGATTGGCGGTCTTAAAGCGATGCTGGGCGATGTGGCAGCACAGGTGCTGTTACTGCAAAGCCGCGACCTGGATCTGGATGCAAGCGCATCTGCCCATCCGGTGCGTACCGCGCAGAAATTACGTGTAGGGTAA
- a CDS encoding DUF2623 family protein, producing MNNHFGKGLMAGLSATQADSARNVVDFCSDYKRGFVLGFSHRMFEKTGDRQLSAWEAGILTRRYGLDKEMVMDFFRENQSSTTIRFFMAGYRLEG from the coding sequence ATGAATAATCATTTTGGCAAGGGCCTGATGGCCGGATTAAGCGCCACGCAAGCGGACAGCGCTCGCAATGTGGTGGATTTTTGCTCGGATTATAAGCGCGGATTTGTATTAGGATTCTCGCATCGCATGTTTGAAAAAACCGGCGACAGACAACTCAGCGCCTGGGAGGCAGGGATCCTGACGCGGCGTTATGGGCTGGATAAAGAAATGGTGATGGACTTCTTTCGGGAAAATCAATCCAGCACCACAATTCGCTTTTTCATGGCGGGTTATCGACTCGAAGGTTGA
- a CDS encoding autotransporter domain-containing protein: MNGHKNAGETQSLTVNGTNMTGSYIQGSKGGTANITVMNGATVDMIEVGDVGTTTNTTVTVNHSTLNGENDAISYPNNKNYMLGAAIYLDPADDGYHTANIANGSVLHGSIMSGGAGAQTISMSDSTLDKGGIYAGSENSDTTISLTNTTVNGTESRVALNPDQAADFLNDTIFEDTNLNTYGDITVAMFGTTNTTLTMSHSTVTGDVGADNENGTTRLSLTNNSVINGNVILSGQSNNNVLVDNSVINGDVDASTNSGNTTITLQNNANVNGDITTGTGNDTLVLTNNSHVSGNVNGGDGSDTLSMDAGSSVSGQISQFETVNTTSNNNINIDTINDATTWNLQNGSRLIASTTGSNASVNMSTDSFVDFGTITGTNNAVVVSSISPSSQNQSNLKLGTFTTTGTSTPQSYAGASFTNGQQSVENRSGAYNYDNSLDIVAADTAPQTRLKAENSQTWNILFSSSKGSLASDVQGLIAGLDAAEQAGHQVADDISNHMNQVHLASLFGEQQDGAQVWGDFLYQNGNFSNDVDYKSITQGAQGGVDWTTHLDNGDSVTGGIALAWTRSRVQDTSNSADSFKDTVYGNYYSLYGGWQQALNGKDWGLFADGSFSYGDMRYSLSANNVTGDTSGMTEALSGSTNGSLYMAQGRTGVNILLPGDTLLQPYATLGWDQTKADGFSDQQITFSDSQVSSWNGGAGIRLTTAIRDLNKNVQVMPWIDARFQKEFSDDTDIKAADYHNTAGHNNTMGIFGAGINATIAHNFVVNTGIYVGTGDVDNDASVQAGMSYSF, encoded by the coding sequence ATGAATGGCCATAAAAATGCGGGCGAAACCCAGTCATTAACCGTCAACGGAACCAATATGACGGGCAGTTACATTCAGGGCAGCAAAGGCGGTACGGCAAATATCACCGTCATGAACGGCGCAACCGTCGATATGATAGAAGTGGGTGATGTCGGCACCACCACCAATACCACTGTCACCGTCAATCATTCGACGCTAAATGGCGAAAATGATGCGATTTCCTACCCCAACAATAAAAATTACATGTTGGGTGCAGCGATTTATCTCGACCCGGCGGATGACGGTTATCATACTGCCAATATTGCCAATGGCAGCGTTTTGCACGGCAGCATTATGAGTGGTGGCGCGGGCGCACAAACGATATCCATGAGCGACAGCACCCTGGATAAAGGCGGTATTTACGCCGGTAGCGAAAATTCTGATACGACCATTTCACTGACCAATACAACGGTAAACGGCACCGAGAGTCGAGTAGCGTTAAATCCCGACCAGGCTGCGGACTTCCTGAACGATACGATATTTGAAGATACCAACCTTAATACGTATGGTGATATCACTGTTGCGATGTTCGGTACCACCAACACAACGCTGACGATGAGTCACAGTACCGTCACCGGTGATGTGGGGGCAGACAATGAAAATGGCACCACCCGCCTTTCTCTCACCAACAACAGCGTCATCAACGGTAATGTCATTCTGAGTGGCCAATCAAATAATAACGTTCTGGTCGATAACAGCGTCATTAATGGCGATGTAGACGCCAGTACGAACAGCGGCAATACCACCATCACTCTGCAAAATAATGCGAACGTCAACGGCGATATTACGACAGGGACAGGCAATGACACGCTGGTACTGACCAATAACTCCCACGTGAGCGGTAATGTTAACGGCGGCGACGGCAGCGATACCCTGTCTATGGACGCGGGAAGTTCTGTCTCCGGTCAAATCAGTCAGTTCGAAACGGTCAATACGACCAGTAACAACAACATCAACATCGATACAATTAACGATGCGACAACCTGGAATCTGCAAAATGGTTCAAGGCTGATCGCCAGCACCACGGGCAGCAATGCGTCCGTCAATATGAGTACCGACAGCTTTGTTGATTTTGGCACCATTACCGGTACGAACAATGCCGTCGTGGTAAGCTCGATTTCCCCTTCCTCACAGAATCAGTCAAACCTGAAGCTGGGCACTTTCACTACCACGGGCACCTCGACACCACAGAGCTATGCCGGCGCCTCGTTTACCAATGGACAACAGTCCGTTGAAAACCGTAGTGGCGCCTACAACTACGACAATAGTCTGGATATTGTCGCCGCCGACACCGCACCGCAGACGAGGCTGAAAGCGGAGAATAGCCAGACCTGGAATATCCTGTTCAGCAGTTCAAAAGGATCGCTGGCAAGCGACGTTCAGGGGCTGATTGCCGGTCTGGATGCCGCGGAACAGGCGGGCCATCAGGTCGCTGACGATATCAGCAATCATATGAATCAGGTTCATCTCGCCAGCCTGTTTGGCGAACAACAGGACGGAGCGCAGGTGTGGGGCGACTTCCTGTACCAGAATGGTAACTTCAGCAACGATGTCGATTACAAGAGCATCACCCAGGGCGCACAGGGCGGCGTTGACTGGACGACGCATCTGGATAACGGCGACAGCGTAACGGGTGGTATCGCACTGGCCTGGACCCGCAGTCGCGTGCAGGACACCAGCAACAGCGCGGATAGCTTCAAAGACACGGTTTACGGTAACTATTACAGCCTGTACGGCGGATGGCAGCAGGCGCTGAACGGTAAGGACTGGGGCCTGTTTGCCGATGGCAGCTTTAGCTACGGTGACATGCGTTACTCGCTGTCAGCCAACAATGTGACCGGCGATACCAGCGGTATGACCGAAGCGCTGAGCGGGTCGACCAATGGCAGCCTGTATATGGCGCAAGGCCGCACCGGCGTCAATATCCTGCTGCCAGGCGACACGCTGCTGCAACCCTATGCCACACTGGGTTGGGATCAAACCAAAGCCGATGGTTTCTCCGACCAGCAGATTACGTTCTCTGACAGTCAGGTTTCTTCCTGGAACGGCGGCGCGGGTATTCGTCTGACGACAGCGATTCGCGATCTGAATAAGAACGTGCAGGTCATGCCGTGGATCGACGCACGCTTCCAGAAAGAGTTCAGTGATGATACCGACATCAAGGCAGCGGACTATCACAACACTGCGGGCCATAACAACACAATGGGCATCTTTGGCGCGGGCATCAACGCGACCATCGCACATAACTTCGTGGTGAATACCGGTATCTATGTAGGAACAGGTGACGTGGATAACGATGCCAGTGTGCAGGCAGGGATGAGCTACAGCTTCTAA
- a CDS encoding ESA_00282 family adhesion-associated protein: MNSIFYSVITLLLLTGGVLLLMREFNKPRNAEELASATQSIPLTKEEGEDHFSALMNAITPVWYWRVNHEYIDFLHATIKRMTMAQLNDTPGLFDAQRRCSDLNSAVYKYYDTIKKRCLNGEKVPHSDLDVLNLRQCFREFSVEAYPSLVALVWPEYQRPWINPDEV; encoded by the coding sequence ATGAACAGTATTTTTTATTCTGTCATTACCTTGCTATTGCTGACCGGCGGCGTGCTTTTATTAATGCGCGAGTTTAATAAACCGCGCAACGCTGAAGAACTGGCCTCTGCGACTCAATCAATACCGCTGACTAAAGAAGAGGGGGAGGACCATTTTTCCGCGCTGATGAATGCTATTACACCGGTATGGTACTGGCGCGTCAATCACGAATATATTGATTTCCTTCACGCAACAATAAAACGCATGACGATGGCGCAATTGAATGACACGCCAGGGCTGTTTGACGCCCAGCGACGCTGCAGCGATCTCAATTCAGCGGTGTATAAATACTACGACACGATAAAAAAACGCTGTCTCAACGGCGAAAAAGTCCCCCATTCCGATCTCGATGTGTTGAACTTACGCCAGTGCTTTCGGGAGTTTAGCGTCGAGGCGTATCCGTCGCTGGTGGCACTGGTGTGGCCCGAGTATCAGCGCCCGTGGATCAATCCCGACGAAGTTTGA
- a CDS encoding aldo/keto reductase translates to MSWNASPDRYENMQYRYCGKSGLRLPALSLGLWHSFGHVQALDSQRALLRKAFDLGITHFDLANNYGPPPGSAEENFGRLLRKDFAAWRDELIISTKAGYDMWPGPYGSGGSRKYLLASLDQSLKRMGLDYVDIFYSHRVDENTPMEETASALAHAVQSGKALYVGISSYSPERTQKMAELLREWKIPLLIHQPSYNLLNRWVDKSGLLDTLKANGVGCIAFTPLAQGLLTGKYLNGIPDGSRMQREGKKVRGLTENMLTEANLSSLRLLNEMAQQRGQSMAQMALSWLLKDDRVTSVLIGASRPEQLEENVQALKNLSFTAEELTQIDKHVADGQLNLWQASSDK, encoded by the coding sequence ATGTCCTGGAACGCCTCCCCTGACCGCTATGAGAATATGCAGTACCGCTACTGCGGTAAAAGCGGCCTCCGACTGCCTGCGCTATCGCTCGGTCTGTGGCACAGCTTCGGTCACGTCCAAGCCCTCGACTCGCAGCGCGCGCTGCTGCGAAAAGCCTTTGATTTAGGCATCACTCACTTTGACTTAGCCAACAACTACGGGCCGCCTCCGGGCAGCGCGGAAGAAAACTTTGGTCGCCTGCTACGCAAAGACTTTGCTGCCTGGCGCGATGAGCTGATCATTTCGACCAAAGCCGGTTATGACATGTGGCCAGGTCCTTATGGCTCCGGCGGCTCGCGTAAATATCTGCTCGCCAGTCTCGATCAAAGCCTGAAGCGAATGGGTCTGGATTACGTCGATATTTTCTATTCTCATCGCGTGGATGAAAACACGCCGATGGAAGAGACGGCCTCCGCACTGGCGCACGCCGTGCAAAGCGGGAAGGCGCTGTATGTTGGCATTTCGTCATACTCGCCGGAACGGACGCAAAAAATGGCAGAGCTTTTACGCGAGTGGAAGATCCCGCTGCTAATCCATCAGCCTTCTTACAACCTGCTGAACCGCTGGGTGGATAAAAGCGGTTTACTGGATACGTTGAAAGCCAACGGCGTGGGCTGCATCGCCTTTACGCCACTGGCGCAGGGATTGCTCACCGGGAAGTATTTGAACGGTATCCCGGACGGCTCACGTATGCAGCGCGAAGGGAAGAAAGTGCGGGGTCTGACAGAGAATATGCTGACGGAAGCTAACCTCAGCAGTCTGCGTTTACTGAATGAGATGGCGCAGCAGCGCGGTCAGTCAATGGCGCAAATGGCGCTTAGCTGGCTGCTGAAAGACGATCGCGTCACTTCCGTGCTGATTGGCGCGAGCCGTCCGGAGCAACTGGAAGAAAACGTTCAGGCGTTGAAAAATCTGTCGTTCACCGCAGAAGAGCTGACACAGATTGATAAGCATGTCGCTGACGGCCAACTGAACCTCTGGCAGGCATCGTCCGATAAGTAA
- a CDS encoding methyl-accepting chemotaxis protein yields MYILRNFTIRAVMLTILGIFCLMWVGVGLYSTWSLSRVAEGNEVDRHLVRQMTVLSQGNDQYFRFVTRLSRAMELKASGGTPDFAPVQQALDNMSKNLQEMKTLSPGPMDPEVSAAVLASWQDLLDKGVTPQMQLAQQGTQSAWSEQANKVTPVLSRAFGASAERFNKTAGVMLDQTRVMVDGKTSIIRTLIIGAVILGIAILFFTDRYLVTMLVKPLARIRQQFRQIAQGDLSQPIDDIGRNCVGQLVPLLRAMQDSLRDAVNTIRSGSDNIWRGATEISSGNNDLSSRTEEQAAALEETAASMEQLTATVKLNADNARQASLLADAASRTAGKGGSLVSEVVETMDGISASSKQIAEITTVINSIAFQTNILALNAAVEAARAGEQGRGFAVVAGEVRNLASRSANAAKEIETLIAESVRRVDHGAVLVKDTGSTMEAILRGVTEVDTIMKQIASASEEQSKGISQVGVAITQMDGVTQQNAALVEQVSAAAAALERQTEDLQRSVQQFRLSQNDTPNLPAKSVAPAGQRRTETAAPGDEWVAF; encoded by the coding sequence ATGTACATACTGCGTAATTTCACCATTCGGGCCGTCATGCTGACGATCCTGGGTATTTTCTGTTTAATGTGGGTGGGTGTGGGTCTGTACAGCACCTGGTCTCTTTCCCGTGTCGCTGAAGGCAACGAAGTCGATCGCCATCTTGTTCGCCAGATGACGGTGCTCAGCCAGGGCAACGATCAGTATTTCCGCTTTGTTACCCGTCTCAGTCGCGCGATGGAACTGAAAGCCAGCGGCGGCACGCCGGATTTCGCTCCCGTGCAGCAGGCGCTGGATAACATGAGCAAAAATCTGCAAGAGATGAAAACTCTTTCGCCGGGCCCGATGGATCCCGAGGTGTCTGCCGCCGTGCTGGCAAGCTGGCAGGATCTGCTTGATAAGGGTGTCACGCCGCAAATGCAGCTGGCGCAACAGGGTACCCAGAGTGCCTGGAGCGAGCAGGCAAACAAGGTGACGCCGGTATTGAGCCGGGCGTTTGGTGCCAGTGCGGAACGTTTTAATAAAACTGCAGGCGTCATGCTGGATCAAACCCGCGTGATGGTGGATGGCAAAACGTCGATCATCCGTACGCTGATCATCGGTGCGGTGATCCTGGGGATCGCGATCCTCTTCTTCACCGATCGCTATCTGGTGACCATGCTGGTGAAACCGCTGGCGCGGATCCGCCAGCAGTTTCGCCAGATAGCTCAGGGCGATCTCAGTCAGCCGATTGACGATATTGGCCGCAACTGCGTCGGCCAGCTAGTGCCTTTATTACGGGCGATGCAGGACAGCCTGCGTGACGCGGTGAACACGATCCGCTCTGGCAGCGACAATATCTGGCGCGGCGCGACTGAAATCTCCAGCGGCAACAACGATCTTTCGTCGCGAACGGAAGAGCAGGCCGCGGCGCTGGAGGAGACCGCTGCCAGCATGGAGCAGCTCACCGCAACGGTGAAACTGAATGCGGATAACGCCCGTCAGGCAAGTCTTCTGGCTGATGCGGCATCACGCACGGCAGGAAAAGGCGGTTCGCTGGTGTCCGAAGTGGTCGAGACCATGGACGGGATTTCCGCCAGCTCGAAGCAGATTGCGGAAATAACGACCGTCATCAATAGCATTGCCTTCCAGACCAATATTCTTGCATTGAACGCTGCGGTCGAAGCGGCGCGTGCGGGTGAGCAAGGGCGTGGTTTTGCCGTCGTCGCCGGTGAAGTGCGTAATCTGGCAAGCCGCAGTGCGAATGCGGCAAAAGAGATTGAAACACTGATTGCCGAATCCGTGCGTCGCGTCGACCACGGCGCGGTGCTGGTGAAGGATACCGGCTCAACGATGGAGGCGATCCTGCGTGGCGTGACGGAAGTCGACACCATCATGAAACAAATTGCCTCGGCGTCTGAAGAACAGAGCAAAGGGATTTCTCAGGTCGGCGTCGCGATTACTCAAATGGATGGCGTTACGCAGCAAAACGCCGCGCTAGTGGAGCAGGTTTCCGCCGCCGCCGCAGCGCTGGAGAGACAGACGGAAGATTTACAACGTTCCGTACAACAGTTCCGGTTGTCGCAAAATGACACGCCCAATCTCCCCGCCAAAAGTGTGGCGCCCGCCGGTCAACGCCGCACGGAAACCGCTGCGCCAGGCGATGAGTGGGTGGCGTTCTAA
- the exbD gene encoding TonB system transport protein ExbD, producing the protein MAMRLNENLDDNGEMHEINVTPFIDVMLVLLIIFMVAAPLATVDVKVNLPASSSTPQPRPEKPVYLSVKADNSMFIGNDPVTDETMVAELNALTEGKKDTTIFFRADKTVDYETLMKVMDTLHQAGYLKIGLVGEEVAKAK; encoded by the coding sequence ATGGCAATGCGTCTTAATGAAAATCTGGACGATAACGGTGAAATGCATGAAATCAACGTGACGCCGTTCATCGACGTTATGCTGGTACTGCTGATCATCTTTATGGTGGCTGCACCGCTGGCGACTGTGGATGTGAAGGTCAATCTACCTGCGTCCTCCAGTACGCCGCAACCGCGCCCGGAAAAACCGGTGTATCTGTCGGTCAAAGCGGACAACAGCATGTTTATTGGTAACGATCCGGTGACGGACGAGACCATGGTGGCAGAACTGAACGCGCTGACCGAAGGGAAGAAAGACACCACGATCTTCTTCCGTGCGGATAAAACCGTCGACTATGAAACCCTGATGAAGGTGATGGACACGCTGCATCAGGCGGGTTATCTGAAGATCGGTCTGGTCGGCGAAGAGGTCGCGAAAGCGAAATAA
- a CDS encoding TIGR00645 family protein → MERFLENVMYASRWLLAPVYFGLSLALVALALKFFQEIFHVLPNIFSMAEADLILVLLSLVDMTLVGGLLVMVMFSGYENFVSQLDIAEGREKLNWLGKMDATSLKNKVAASIVAISSIHLLRVFMDAKNVPDNKLMWYVIIHLTFVLSAFVMGYLDRLTRHKH, encoded by the coding sequence ATGGAACGCTTTCTCGAAAACGTTATGTATGCGTCTCGCTGGCTGCTGGCCCCGGTCTACTTTGGTTTGTCGCTGGCGCTGGTTGCGCTGGCGCTAAAATTCTTTCAGGAAATTTTTCATGTTCTGCCCAATATCTTTTCGATGGCAGAAGCTGACCTGATTCTGGTGCTGCTGTCGCTGGTGGATATGACGCTGGTCGGGGGACTGCTGGTGATGGTGATGTTTTCCGGCTATGAGAATTTCGTCTCGCAGCTTGATATCGCTGAGGGACGGGAAAAGCTGAACTGGCTGGGGAAGATGGATGCGACCTCACTGAAAAACAAAGTTGCGGCCTCGATTGTCGCCATCTCTTCCATTCATCTGTTGCGGGTATTTATGGATGCGAAAAACGTGCCGGATAACAAGCTGATGTGGTACGTCATTATCCATCTCACTTTCGTCTTGTCGGCGTTTGTGATGGGCTATCTTGACCGGTTAACTCGCCATAAGCATTGA